The proteins below are encoded in one region of Buttiauxella gaviniae:
- the yoaE gene encoding CNNM family cation transport protein YoaE, whose translation MELLMDPQIWVGLLTLIVLEIVLGIDNLVFIAILADKLPPKQRDKARLIGLSLALVMRLGLLSLISWMVTLTQPLFSVANLTFSGRDLIMLFGGLFLLFKATTELHERLENRQHDDGHGKGYASFWVVVLQIVILDAVFSLDAVITAVGMVNHLPVMMAAVVIAMGVMLLASKPLTNFVNQHPTVVVLCLSFLLMIGLSLVAEGFGFHIPKGYLYAAIGFSIIIEFFNQIARRNFIRHQSNVPLRARTADAILRLMNGKRQQPRTPSEDNKTMTPIEAESFAEEERYMINGVLTLASRSLRSIMTPRGEISWVDADKTTAEIREQLLESPHSLFPVCRGELDEIIGIVRAKELLVALENNGDVAAIAAQSPAIVVPETLDPINLLGVLRRARGSFVIVNNEFGVVQGLVTPLDVLEAIAGEFPDADETPEIVRDGDGWLVKGSTDLHAIQQHLDINTLVNDDEDIASIAGLVISVNGHIPKVGDVIEFAPLRIKIVEANDYRVDLVRVEKERSQHEDEEE comes from the coding sequence ATGGAACTCTTAATGGATCCCCAAATATGGGTGGGTTTACTGACGCTTATTGTGCTGGAAATAGTACTGGGTATTGATAACCTGGTGTTTATTGCCATCCTTGCAGACAAACTTCCGCCAAAACAGCGAGATAAGGCCCGACTTATCGGTTTATCCCTCGCTTTGGTGATGCGACTCGGTTTACTGTCATTAATTTCATGGATGGTGACGCTCACGCAGCCGTTGTTTAGCGTCGCGAATCTGACATTCTCCGGGCGCGATCTCATCATGCTATTTGGTGGCTTGTTCTTGCTGTTTAAGGCAACGACGGAGCTACACGAACGGCTGGAAAACCGCCAGCATGATGACGGACACGGAAAGGGATACGCCAGTTTCTGGGTCGTGGTATTGCAGATTGTGATACTGGATGCGGTATTCTCGCTCGACGCAGTAATTACTGCGGTGGGCATGGTCAACCATCTGCCGGTTATGATGGCTGCGGTTGTCATTGCCATGGGTGTGATGCTTCTTGCGTCTAAGCCGTTGACTAACTTTGTGAACCAGCATCCAACGGTTGTCGTACTGTGTCTGAGCTTCTTGTTGATGATTGGTCTGAGCCTGGTAGCTGAAGGCTTCGGGTTCCATATTCCTAAAGGCTACCTGTACGCCGCTATTGGCTTCTCGATTATTATCGAGTTTTTCAACCAGATAGCGCGTCGCAACTTTATTCGTCATCAGTCCAACGTGCCGTTACGCGCGCGTACCGCTGACGCGATTTTGCGTCTGATGAACGGAAAGCGCCAACAGCCGCGCACCCCAAGCGAAGACAATAAAACGATGACGCCAATTGAAGCGGAATCCTTCGCTGAAGAAGAGCGTTACATGATCAACGGCGTGCTGACCCTGGCTTCCCGTTCGTTGCGTAGCATCATGACGCCACGCGGTGAAATCTCCTGGGTTGATGCGGATAAAACGACGGCTGAAATTCGTGAGCAATTGCTGGAATCTCCGCACAGCCTGTTCCCGGTATGCCGGGGTGAGCTGGACGAAATTATCGGTATTGTGCGTGCAAAAGAGCTGCTGGTGGCCCTGGAAAATAATGGCGATGTCGCCGCAATCGCCGCGCAATCTCCTGCGATAGTGGTTCCAGAAACGTTGGATCCTATTAACCTGCTGGGTGTGCTGCGTAGGGCTCGCGGTAGCTTTGTCATCGTAAACAACGAGTTCGGTGTTGTACAAGGCCTGGTGACGCCCCTGGATGTGCTGGAAGCGATTGCCGGTGAATTCCCGGATGCGGATGAAACGCCTGAAATTGTCCGTGATGGCGACGGTTGGCTGGTGAAAGGCTCCACCGACCTGCACGCGATTCAGCAACATCTCGATATCAACACGCTGGTGAACGATGATGAAGATATTGCCTCGATTGCCGGTTTAGTAATCTCAGTGAATGGTCATATCCCGAAAGTAGGGGATGTGATTGAGTTTGCTCCGCTTCGCATCAAGATTGTTGAAGCCAACGACTACCGCGTAGACTTGGTTCGCGTGGAAAAAGAACGTTCGCAACACGAAGATGAAGAAGAGTAA
- the tsaB gene encoding tRNA (adenosine(37)-N6)-threonylcarbamoyltransferase complex dimerization subunit type 1 TsaB, translating to MRILAIDTATEACSVALYNEGASCAHFELCPREHTQRILPLVRDILNEGGVALNQLNALAYGRGPGSFTGVRIGIGIAQGLALGAELPMIGVSTLATMAQGAWRMTGATRVLAAIDARMGEVYWAEYQRDEHGVWHGEETEAVLKPEAVAERLKQLQGEWATVGTGWQAWPDMAQGSELVICDGAVSLPAAEDMLPLAIQALNAGRTVAVEHAEPVYLRNEVTWKKLPGRE from the coding sequence ATGCGAATTTTAGCCATTGATACCGCGACAGAAGCTTGTTCAGTTGCTCTGTACAATGAAGGGGCATCCTGTGCCCATTTCGAACTCTGCCCACGTGAACATACTCAACGTATTCTGCCGCTGGTGCGCGACATCCTGAACGAAGGGGGCGTTGCGCTTAACCAATTGAACGCCCTCGCTTACGGGCGGGGTCCGGGGAGTTTTACTGGCGTACGCATTGGCATTGGTATCGCCCAGGGCCTGGCTTTAGGTGCAGAACTGCCTATGATCGGCGTTTCAACGCTTGCCACGATGGCGCAAGGCGCATGGCGTATGACCGGTGCAACACGTGTGCTGGCTGCCATCGACGCGCGCATGGGCGAAGTGTATTGGGCTGAATATCAGCGTGATGAGCATGGCGTCTGGCATGGCGAAGAAACTGAAGCAGTGTTAAAGCCGGAAGCGGTTGCTGAACGGTTGAAACAACTCCAGGGCGAATGGGCTACAGTCGGCACTGGCTGGCAGGCCTGGCCTGATATGGCGCAGGGCAGTGAACTGGTCATTTGTGATGGCGCGGTTTCTCTTCCTGCGGCTGAAGATATGCTGCCTCTGGCGATTCAGGCTCTGAATGCCGGGCGTACGGTCGCGGTTGAACACGCCGAGCCGGTTTATCTGCGTAATGAAGTGACATGGAAGAAACTTCCTGGCAGAGAGTAG
- a CDS encoding RidA family protein yields MSIVRIKPEARWSDAVIHNHTLYYTGVPEKLDANAYEQTANTLAQIDAVLQEQGSDKRNILDATIFLPESADFAAMNKAWDEWVVAGHAPVRCTVQAKLMNPRFKVEIKIIAAV; encoded by the coding sequence ATGAGTATTGTGCGTATAAAACCGGAAGCACGTTGGTCTGACGCGGTGATTCATAACCACACGCTTTACTACACCGGTGTGCCAGAAAAGCTGGATGCGAATGCCTATGAGCAAACCGCAAACACACTTGCGCAGATTGACGCGGTGTTACAGGAACAGGGCAGCGATAAGCGTAACATTCTCGACGCCACCATTTTCCTGCCGGAAAGCGCCGACTTTGCTGCGATGAATAAAGCCTGGGATGAGTGGGTTGTCGCGGGTCATGCGCCGGTACGTTGTACCGTGCAGGCAAAATTGATGAACCCGCGCTTTAAAGTAGAAATTAAGATTATTGCGGCCGTGTAA
- a CDS encoding ATP-dependent DNA helicase, which yields MTDDFAADGQLATAIKGFKPREPQRQMAQAVSKAISTGRELVVEAGTGTGKTYAYLAPALRSGKKVIISTGSKALQDQLFSRDLPTVAQALDFKGRLALLKGRSNYLCLERLEQQALAGGDLQVQTLSDIVKLRGWAIETVDGDISTCVSVAEDSPVWPMVTSTNDNCLGQDCPLYKDCFVVKARKKAMDSDVVVVNHHLFLADMVVKEGGFGELIPEAEVMIFDEAHQIPDIASQYFGQSVSSRQLLDIAKDISIAYRTEVRDAQQLQKSADRLAQSTQDFRLQMGDPGYRGNLRELLAEPSIQRALLLLDDALELCYDVAKLSLGRSALLDAAFERTVILRGRIKRLKDVDTPGYSYWYECNSRNFTLALTPLSVADKFQEVINQKAGTWIFTSATLSVNDQLSHFTERLGIANAETLLLASPFDYASQALLCVPRGLPTPNQPAAGRHLAKMLKPLIEANNGRCFMLCTSHSMMRDLAEQFRATMTLPVLLQGETSKGQLLQQFVDAGNALLVATSSFWEGVDVRGDTLSLVIIDKLPFTSPDDPLLKARMEDCRLRGGDPFEDVQLPEAVITLKQGVGRLIRDVDDRGVLVICDNRLVMRPYGAVFLNSLPPTPRTRDINRAVEFLNHRAAQ from the coding sequence GTGACAGACGATTTTGCAGCAGACGGCCAACTCGCCACGGCGATAAAGGGTTTTAAACCGCGTGAACCGCAACGCCAGATGGCGCAAGCCGTCAGCAAAGCTATCTCCACCGGACGTGAGCTGGTGGTTGAAGCGGGCACCGGTACCGGTAAAACCTATGCGTACCTAGCTCCGGCGCTGCGTTCAGGCAAAAAAGTCATTATCTCAACCGGGTCAAAAGCGTTACAGGATCAGCTCTTTTCCCGCGATTTACCGACGGTGGCGCAGGCGCTCGATTTTAAAGGGCGGCTGGCGCTGCTTAAAGGGCGGTCTAACTATTTGTGCCTGGAACGTCTGGAGCAACAGGCCCTGGCGGGCGGCGACCTGCAAGTTCAGACGCTAAGCGATATCGTCAAACTGCGTGGCTGGGCGATTGAAACGGTCGACGGGGACATCAGCACCTGTGTAAGCGTTGCTGAAGACTCTCCCGTCTGGCCGATGGTGACCAGCACCAACGATAACTGCCTTGGGCAAGATTGCCCGCTCTACAAAGACTGTTTCGTGGTGAAAGCGCGTAAAAAAGCCATGGATTCCGACGTGGTAGTGGTGAACCATCACCTCTTTCTGGCCGATATGGTGGTGAAAGAGGGCGGCTTTGGCGAGCTGATTCCCGAGGCAGAAGTGATGATTTTCGATGAAGCGCACCAAATCCCTGACATCGCCAGCCAATATTTCGGCCAGTCTGTTTCCAGCCGCCAGTTGCTGGATATCGCCAAAGATATTTCCATCGCCTATCGCACCGAAGTGCGCGACGCCCAGCAACTCCAAAAAAGCGCTGACCGCCTGGCACAAAGCACGCAGGATTTCCGTTTGCAAATGGGTGACCCTGGCTATCGCGGAAATCTGCGAGAGTTACTGGCTGAACCCTCTATCCAGCGGGCATTGCTGCTGCTTGATGACGCGCTTGAGCTTTGTTATGACGTGGCCAAACTGTCTCTTGGCCGCTCGGCCTTACTGGACGCCGCCTTTGAGCGCACGGTTATTTTGCGCGGGCGAATTAAGCGCCTGAAAGACGTTGATACCCCCGGCTATAGCTACTGGTATGAGTGCAATTCGCGCAACTTCACGCTGGCGCTAACGCCGTTGTCGGTTGCCGATAAATTCCAGGAAGTGATTAACCAGAAAGCCGGAACCTGGATCTTCACCTCGGCAACGCTTTCTGTAAACGACCAACTCAGCCACTTCACCGAACGTTTGGGCATTGCTAATGCCGAAACGTTACTGTTAGCGAGCCCGTTTGATTACGCAAGCCAGGCGCTGTTGTGTGTGCCGCGCGGTTTGCCAACGCCGAACCAACCTGCGGCGGGCAGGCACCTGGCAAAAATGCTCAAACCGCTGATTGAAGCGAACAACGGTCGCTGCTTTATGTTATGTACTTCCCATTCAATGATGCGCGATTTAGCCGAGCAGTTTCGCGCCACCATGACACTACCCGTTTTGCTGCAAGGCGAAACCAGTAAAGGCCAACTGCTCCAGCAATTTGTGGATGCGGGTAACGCGCTACTGGTCGCAACCAGTAGTTTTTGGGAAGGGGTCGACGTGCGCGGCGACACACTTTCGCTGGTGATTATCGACAAACTGCCGTTCACCTCTCCGGACGATCCTTTGCTGAAAGCGCGCATGGAAGATTGCCGCCTGCGCGGGGGCGATCCGTTTGAAGACGTGCAGCTTCCTGAAGCCGTCATCACATTGAAACAGGGCGTAGGGCGCTTAATTCGTGACGTTGATGACCGGGGCGTTTTAGTGATTTGTGATAATCGCCTGGTGATGCGCCCCTATGGTGCTGTATTCCTCAACAGCCTACCGCCGACCCCGCGTACCCGGGATATAAATCGGGCAGTTGAATTTCTTAACCACCGTGCGGCGCAGTAA
- the sdaA gene encoding L-serine ammonia-lyase → MISIFDMFKVGIGPSSSHTVGPMKAGKLFVDSLLEKGLLETTTRIGVDVYGSLSLTGKGHHTDIAIIMGLAGNQPDNVDIDSIPAFIRDVETRERLWLAQGRHEVDFPKDSGMRFQNDNLPLHENGMTIHAYNGSEEIFSKTYYSIGGGFIVDEEHFGKEATNEVVVPYSFNSAEQMLQHCRETGMSLSGVIMQNELALHSRKEIEDYFANVWQTMRACIDRGVNTEGVLPGPLRVPRRASALRRMLVSSDKLSNDPMNVVDWVNMFALAVNEENAAGGRVVTAPTNGACGIVPAVLAYYDHFIESVSPDTYIRYFLASGAIGALYKMNASISGAEVGCQGEVGVACSMAAAGLAEILGASPEQVCVAAEIGMEHNLGLTCDPVAGQVQVPCIERNAIASVKAINATRMAMRRTSEPRVSLDKVIETMYETGKDMNAKYRETSRGGLAIKVQCD, encoded by the coding sequence GTGATTAGCATATTCGACATGTTCAAAGTCGGCATTGGGCCATCCAGTTCCCATACCGTCGGCCCGATGAAGGCCGGTAAGTTGTTCGTCGACTCCCTGCTCGAAAAAGGATTACTGGAAACTACGACACGCATTGGTGTTGATGTTTACGGTTCCCTGTCTCTGACAGGTAAAGGGCACCATACCGATATCGCAATTATCATGGGCCTTGCGGGAAACCAGCCTGACAATGTGGATATTGACTCTATTCCGGCGTTTATTCGCGATGTCGAAACCCGCGAACGTCTCTGGCTTGCGCAGGGTCGTCATGAAGTCGATTTCCCGAAAGATTCCGGAATGCGCTTCCAAAATGACAACTTGCCGCTGCATGAAAATGGTATGACCATCCATGCCTACAACGGCTCGGAAGAGATCTTCAGCAAAACCTATTATTCCATCGGCGGGGGTTTTATCGTCGATGAAGAGCATTTTGGTAAAGAAGCGACGAACGAAGTGGTTGTGCCTTATTCGTTTAATTCTGCCGAACAAATGCTTCAGCACTGCCGCGAAACCGGTATGTCGCTGTCTGGCGTCATCATGCAGAACGAGCTGGCTCTGCACAGCCGCAAAGAGATCGAAGACTATTTTGCTAACGTGTGGCAAACCATGCGCGCCTGTATCGATCGCGGTGTGAACACTGAAGGTGTGCTGCCAGGCCCACTGCGTGTGCCGCGCCGTGCTTCTGCCCTGCGCCGTATGCTGGTTTCCAGCGATAAACTTTCCAATGACCCAATGAATGTGGTCGATTGGGTGAATATGTTTGCGCTGGCTGTTAACGAAGAAAACGCCGCGGGCGGGCGTGTAGTGACCGCTCCGACAAACGGTGCCTGCGGGATCGTTCCGGCAGTGTTGGCCTACTATGACCACTTTATCGAATCCGTGAGCCCGGACACCTATATCCGTTATTTCCTGGCGTCCGGTGCTATCGGTGCGCTGTATAAAATGAACGCGTCTATTTCTGGTGCGGAAGTCGGCTGTCAGGGCGAAGTGGGCGTGGCCTGTTCTATGGCCGCAGCGGGTCTTGCAGAGATTTTAGGCGCAAGCCCAGAGCAGGTTTGTGTTGCCGCTGAAATCGGGATGGAGCATAACCTCGGTTTGACCTGCGACCCGGTTGCAGGCCAGGTTCAGGTGCCGTGTATCGAACGTAACGCCATTGCATCGGTAAAAGCGATCAACGCCACACGTATGGCAATGCGCCGCACCAGCGAGCCGCGCGTTTCTCTCGATAAGGTGATTGAAACCATGTACGAAACGGGCAAAGACATGAATGCCAAATACCGTGAAACATCGCGCGGTGGCCTGGCCATCAAAGTGCAATGTGACTAA
- the pabB gene encoding aminodeoxychorismate synthase component 1: protein MHTLTFRTLPWHPNAVQHTFKALAQQPWAMLLHSGFADHPHNRFDILVAEPRATLVTRGAETTLWVDGENQTHRDDPLHLLQQTLDHFGYQPATHPDLPFLGGALGLFGYDLGRHFEKLPEHAQADLTTPDMAIGIYDWALIADHHHKKLTLLCWGDISQRLAWLEGQSAPDVEPFRLTSEWQSNMTREQYGLKFRQVQEYLISGDCYQVNLAQRFTTSYEGDEWQAFERLNAANSAPFSAFIRLPESAILSLSPERFILLEGKNIQTRPIKGTLPRLQDPIADAQQAEKLANSAKDRAENLMIVDLLRNDIGRVAVPGSVKVPELFVVEPFPAVHHLVSTITAQLPQDLQATDLLRASFPGGSITGAPKVRAMEIIEELEPQRRNAWCGSIGYLSFCGNMDTSITIRTLTAEGGKLYCSAGGGIVADSLESAEYQETFDKVNRILPQLES, encoded by the coding sequence TTGCACACTCTAACTTTTCGAACTTTGCCGTGGCATCCGAATGCTGTTCAACACACTTTTAAAGCGCTCGCGCAGCAACCCTGGGCCATGCTGCTGCATTCGGGTTTCGCCGATCATCCCCATAACCGTTTTGATATTCTGGTGGCCGAGCCACGCGCAACATTAGTGACCCGTGGCGCTGAAACCACCCTCTGGGTAGATGGCGAAAACCAAACGCACCGTGACGATCCGCTACATTTGCTTCAGCAAACGCTGGACCATTTTGGCTATCAGCCAGCCACGCATCCGGATCTCCCCTTTTTAGGCGGCGCGCTGGGGTTATTTGGTTATGATTTAGGCCGTCACTTCGAAAAATTACCTGAGCATGCCCAGGCCGATCTCACGACGCCTGATATGGCGATTGGCATTTATGACTGGGCGTTGATTGCCGACCACCATCATAAAAAGCTCACGCTGCTTTGCTGGGGAGATATTTCGCAGCGACTTGCCTGGCTTGAAGGCCAGTCAGCACCGGATGTTGAGCCGTTTCGCCTGACGAGCGAATGGCAGTCCAATATGACCCGCGAGCAGTATGGACTTAAATTCCGTCAGGTACAGGAATATCTCATCAGTGGCGATTGCTACCAGGTTAACCTCGCGCAACGTTTTACCACCAGTTACGAAGGCGATGAGTGGCAAGCGTTCGAGCGCCTGAACGCAGCAAACAGTGCGCCGTTCAGCGCGTTTATTCGCCTACCTGAAAGTGCCATCCTGAGTCTGTCACCCGAGCGTTTTATTTTGCTCGAAGGCAAAAATATCCAGACGCGCCCGATAAAAGGCACATTGCCGCGCCTGCAAGACCCGATTGCCGATGCACAGCAGGCTGAAAAGCTGGCGAACTCAGCGAAAGATCGCGCCGAAAACCTGATGATCGTCGATTTGCTGCGCAATGATATTGGCCGCGTCGCGGTACCTGGCAGTGTAAAAGTGCCGGAGCTGTTTGTCGTCGAACCGTTTCCTGCCGTGCATCACCTGGTCAGCACCATCACCGCGCAATTACCGCAAGATTTGCAGGCCACCGATTTACTGCGCGCCAGCTTCCCCGGCGGTTCCATTACCGGCGCGCCGAAAGTTCGGGCTATGGAAATTATCGAAGAACTTGAGCCGCAGCGGCGCAACGCCTGGTGCGGCAGCATTGGTTATCTGAGCTTCTGCGGCAATATGGACACCAGCATTACTATCAGAACGCTCACCGCTGAAGGCGGAAAATTATATTGCTCGGCTGGCGGCGGCATTGTGGCCGATAGTCTTGAATCTGCGGAATATCAGGAAACTTTTGATAAAGTTAACCGTATTCTGCCGCAACTAGAGAGTTGA
- the manX gene encoding PTS mannose transporter subunit IIAB, whose product MTIAIVIGTHGWAAEQLLKTAEMLLGEQENVGWIDFVPGENAETLIEKYNAQLANLNTEKGVLFLVDTWGGSPFNAASRIVVDKEHYEVVAGVNIPMLVETLMARDDNPSFDELVSLAVETGREGVKALKAKPVEKAAPVAVAAAPKAAAPVKPMGPNDYMNIGLARIDDRLIHGQVATRWTKETNVTRIIVVSDEVAADTVRKTLLTQVAPPGVTAHVVDVAKMIRVYNNPKYAGDRVMLLFTNPTDVERVVEGGVNIKSVNIGGMAFRQGKTQVNNAISVDEKDIEAFKKLNERGIELEARKVSTDQKLKMMDLIAKVKS is encoded by the coding sequence GTGACTATTGCTATTGTCATAGGCACGCATGGCTGGGCAGCAGAACAATTGCTGAAAACCGCAGAAATGCTATTGGGCGAACAAGAAAACGTTGGCTGGATAGATTTCGTTCCTGGCGAAAATGCCGAAACTCTGATCGAGAAGTACAACGCTCAACTGGCAAACCTGAACACAGAAAAAGGTGTGCTGTTTCTCGTCGATACCTGGGGCGGTAGCCCGTTTAATGCGGCTAGCCGTATTGTCGTCGATAAAGAGCATTATGAAGTTGTAGCCGGGGTCAACATTCCGATGCTGGTCGAAACCCTGATGGCCCGCGATGATAACCCTTCATTTGATGAGTTAGTGTCACTGGCAGTAGAAACAGGCCGCGAAGGGGTTAAAGCCCTGAAAGCCAAACCTGTTGAAAAAGCTGCTCCCGTTGCGGTGGCCGCTGCCCCTAAAGCAGCTGCACCGGTGAAACCAATGGGGCCAAATGATTACATGAACATTGGTCTGGCTCGTATCGATGACCGTTTGATTCATGGCCAGGTGGCAACCCGTTGGACTAAAGAAACCAACGTCACTCGCATTATTGTGGTCAGTGATGAAGTCGCAGCCGATACCGTGCGTAAAACACTGTTGACGCAGGTTGCTCCTCCTGGGGTGACTGCGCACGTGGTTGATGTGGCCAAAATGATCCGCGTTTACAACAACCCGAAATACGCAGGCGACCGTGTGATGCTGCTTTTCACTAACCCAACCGATGTTGAACGCGTTGTGGAAGGGGGAGTGAATATTAAGTCAGTCAATATCGGTGGTATGGCGTTCCGCCAGGGAAAAACCCAGGTGAACAACGCGATTTCTGTCGATGAAAAAGATATTGAAGCCTTTAAGAAACTGAACGAGCGCGGTATTGAGCTGGAAGCGCGGAAAGTTTCAACCGATCAAAAATTGAAAATGATGGACCTGATCGCGAAGGTGAAAAGCTAA
- a CDS encoding EAL domain-containing protein, whose product MQTAQRILRGYRRRRLIVCIALAVLALLLTLSARYVAERNINEQRVLAFNQRVIGTLENILIPLEQANKDIVPLVGIPCQAAQLKMSEYAARLQTVRSIGLIKDDILYCSSIFGSRAVPVNLLQPRLPSALPLLFLTIDHSLLKGSPILLSWIPSANSSHDGVMQIINIELLTGLILEPERPWVSRAVLNVADSHLEYGKGLLQQISVEAGMVSHQIASERFAFSVMTIGPSPGALALSNLPTQLPLALILSMLIGYITWLATANRMSFSWEINVGLASREFEVFCQPLVSARNLQCVGVELLLRWNNPRQGWISPDVFIPLAEQQNLIAPLTRFVLEETVSYLDIFPKSRDFHIGLNVAASHFHEGEIIADLRRSWFPAHAPQKLTLELTERDALPDVDHRVVRDLQSMGVELAIDDFGTGQSSLAYLETLNPNVLKIDKSFTAAIGTDAVNSTVTDIIIALAQRLGIDLVAEGVETPQQADYLRSHGVNVLQGYLYARPMPLSEFPRWLRGNNMPPPRHNGHPIPVIPLR is encoded by the coding sequence ATGCAGACGGCACAACGCATTTTAAGAGGTTATCGCCGCAGACGTTTAATAGTCTGTATAGCGTTAGCTGTTCTGGCACTGCTCCTGACCCTTAGCGCGCGTTATGTCGCTGAGCGTAATATTAATGAGCAGCGCGTTCTGGCGTTTAATCAGCGCGTTATCGGCACCCTCGAAAACATTCTTATTCCTCTTGAGCAGGCCAATAAAGATATCGTTCCTCTGGTGGGAATACCCTGCCAGGCGGCACAGCTAAAAATGAGTGAATACGCGGCCCGCCTGCAAACGGTGCGATCTATCGGGCTTATTAAAGATGATATTCTTTATTGTTCGAGTATTTTTGGCTCACGCGCCGTCCCGGTTAATTTGCTACAACCGCGATTACCTTCCGCGCTCCCGCTGCTGTTCTTGACGATTGACCATTCATTGCTTAAAGGCTCACCGATTCTGCTCTCCTGGATCCCTTCGGCAAACAGTAGCCACGATGGCGTGATGCAGATTATTAATATTGAATTGCTAACCGGGTTGATACTTGAGCCGGAGCGCCCGTGGGTTTCGCGTGCGGTACTCAACGTCGCTGATTCGCACCTTGAATATGGCAAAGGATTATTGCAACAAATTAGCGTTGAAGCGGGTATGGTGAGCCATCAAATCGCCTCTGAGAGATTCGCTTTTTCTGTGATGACGATTGGGCCTTCGCCCGGAGCATTAGCGTTAAGTAATCTACCCACGCAACTGCCGCTGGCGTTGATTCTCAGTATGTTGATCGGCTATATCACCTGGCTTGCCACCGCCAACCGTATGAGCTTTTCATGGGAAATTAACGTTGGACTAGCCTCGCGTGAATTTGAAGTTTTCTGCCAGCCTCTGGTGAGCGCACGTAATCTGCAGTGCGTTGGCGTGGAGCTGCTGCTGCGCTGGAACAATCCTCGCCAGGGGTGGATCTCCCCTGATGTATTTATCCCGCTGGCTGAGCAGCAAAATCTGATAGCCCCCCTAACCCGCTTCGTACTAGAAGAAACGGTGAGTTATCTCGATATATTTCCAAAGTCACGCGATTTCCATATCGGGCTGAATGTGGCCGCCAGCCATTTTCATGAGGGTGAAATTATTGCTGATTTACGCCGCTCTTGGTTCCCTGCCCATGCGCCTCAAAAACTTACCCTTGAGTTAACAGAACGTGATGCTTTGCCGGATGTCGATCATCGCGTCGTGCGTGATTTGCAAAGTATGGGGGTGGAATTGGCTATCGATGATTTTGGCACCGGCCAGAGTTCGCTGGCTTATCTGGAAACGCTCAATCCCAACGTGCTGAAAATTGATAAGTCATTTACGGCGGCGATTGGTACGGATGCGGTGAACTCAACGGTGACAGATATTATTATTGCGCTCGCACAGCGACTGGGAATTGATTTGGTTGCGGAGGGAGTTGAAACACCGCAGCAGGCAGACTATCTACGTAGCCACGGTGTGAATGTATTGCAGGGTTATTTATATGCGCGACCAATGCCACTGAGCGAATTTCCCCGTTGGCTGAGGGGGAATAATATGCCTCCCCCGCGCCATAACGGCCATCCGATTCCTGTCATTCCGCTGCGCTAA
- a CDS encoding CoA pyrophosphatase, whose translation MSGLSLTMNEFLSRFQLMQPPAARMSGNKRQAAVLIPIVRRPQPGLLLTQRSAMLRKHAGQVAFPGGAVDDTDKSPIAAALREAWEEVAISPDSVEVIGTLPPVDSVTGFQVTPVVGIIPPDLPYQASEDEVAAVFEMPLMEALTLGRYHPLDIHRRGNAHRVWLSWYQHYFVWGMTAGIIRELALQIGVEP comes from the coding sequence ATGTCTGGTTTGTCCCTGACCATGAACGAATTTTTATCGCGATTTCAACTGATGCAGCCACCTGCCGCCCGGATGAGCGGCAATAAACGACAGGCGGCGGTTTTGATCCCTATTGTGCGCCGCCCGCAGCCTGGCTTGTTACTGACCCAGCGCTCGGCGATGTTGCGTAAACATGCGGGGCAAGTCGCGTTTCCTGGCGGGGCAGTTGATGACACTGATAAATCGCCGATCGCGGCAGCGCTGCGGGAAGCCTGGGAAGAAGTTGCTATTTCTCCCGACAGTGTGGAAGTTATCGGCACCCTGCCGCCCGTGGACAGCGTTACGGGATTTCAGGTGACACCTGTGGTGGGCATCATTCCTCCTGATTTACCCTATCAGGCCAGTGAAGACGAAGTGGCTGCGGTATTCGAAATGCCATTGATGGAAGCGCTCACCCTGGGTCGTTATCATCCCCTGGATATTCACCGCCGGGGAAATGCCCATCGCGTCTGGCTTTCCTGGTATCAGCACTATTTTGTCTGGGGTATGACCGCAGGAATCATCCGGGAGTTGGCTTTACAGATTGGGGTGGAACCGTGA